The window aatattaaaatataagtaTTAAACAGTAAATTTAAAACGGTAGCTGGAAGCTTCAGAATTTAGAGCAATATTTAGATTTAGATTGGCTCCTCAGAATCCGTAGTGTGAAAGTGAGTTTGGTAAGATATGCATAAGAGATGTTGAGGATTAACTACTACTGGTCTATTTACCTGCAAAATTGCTTATTCGCTTGTTAGTGGAGTGGCGGATAACCAGCTGGATCGTAAATGGGAGAAGAGCTGGGCCATTAATGTTCCACAAAGGTTACGTAGCTTTGCTTGGTTCTGTTTACATAATAAACTCTTGACTAATGCTGAAAGTGCTAGACGACATTTAACTACTGACGGGTTTTGCGCGAAATGTCACGAGGATATTGAATCAGTGATTCATGTTTTGAGGGATTGCTCGTCTAGTTCTAGAGTGTGGCAGCAACTTCTTCCTCTTGATATTCATAATAATTTTTTCAGGCAGCCTGCTAATTCTTGGTTTGAATGGGCTTTATTCAATAATGAGGCTAATGTGGTGAATTGAGAAGCTCTGTTTCTTGTAACCTGTTGGCTAatatggaaatggaggaatttaTCCATTTTTGATAGGGGAAGAGGGATTCCCATTGATCAGGTTAGATGCATTGATGAAACTACTATTCAATTCATCTATGGATGGAAGACTACATATACCATTCTTAAAGGCCAGAAAAGGGAAGTGCTGGTTGGTTGGAATAAACCAAATGGTGGTTGGTATAAGCTTAATACGGAAGGTTCTAGATCTGCTAATGGTGGTATAACAGCGGGGGGTGTTATCCGCGATAGCCTAGGGTCCTGGCTTGCGGGTTTTATGCACAACATGGGAAGAGGTGACTCGTTTGAAACGGAAATTTGGAGGATTATGACTGGTATTGATTTAGCCAAAGTGTTTGGCATTAAATTACTCGAAGTTGAATATGATAATCAAGAGCTTATACGGGCAATTAACTCAAATTTATCCTTGATGGGAAGTAATCGAAATCTGTTACAGGGAATTAAAAGAGATGCTGTCTTTTTCGAGTCTATTATTTTTAAGCACGCCTTCAGGGAGCAGAACTGAGTGGCAGATAAGCTTGCGACGGAGGCGCATTGCTATCCTGTTAGAGTGATTAAATAGGAAACTATTCCTTCAGCTGTTATTAATCTTTTGCAAGAGGATTTGAGGAGTGTGTGTTTTGCTAGGATGGtttgttataaaaataaaataaaatatagacactaataaattatttagtcTAGATTTTATATCAATATTTAACACAATGTAACAATTGACGTGACAAGTGTTAAAgatcttataatatatgttttCAAGAACTAAAAAATGTGTTAGGTAAAAGTATATGGATTGATAACTTATTTACTCTTAATAAAGTTacaaatggatgaataaaatatataaaacttcTTTTATTTATCGAAAAACTTATTTGGAAAGTGTGACGTGACAGTCAGTCAAATCAatctatttcaatttttaaccaGATAGGGTAAAATCGATCTGTTTGGAAACATTAGGGTAAAATTTTATAAGTTCATAAGTTAAAAGGTAAATTTGCAATTCTCTCAAAACATATCCCCCAAAAGGTAAAACAAGGCTAAAAAGAAACTGTTAGATCCATTTTTTCAGTCAGGAAAGTTTGGGGTTTATGTATATGACTGAATCGATTATGGTTGGAAAAGAAGAAACCCTCGCTCTGATTTCGTTTTCCATATTTTGTTTGTGTGCGACTGCGTAACGATGAGCGAGTCCAACAATAACCATAGCAATGGCAACCGTAAGGGCATTGGGGGGATAGTGGAGACAACCAGAGCAGAAAAAGCTGTTTGGCTAATGAAATGCCCTGCTTTAGTTTCTCGCTCTTTCAAGAAAAATCCTTCTGCTGATGATTCTTCTCGTCCTGTTGCCAAAGTCATTCTCTCTATCGATCCTCTTAATTCCTCCGATGACAATTCTTCGCATCAGGTTCTTTTTCAGGATTCTTACTCTGCATCTCCATTATCTGTTTTCTAGGTTAAAACCTTGCTCGATTCTGCAATACTTTTGGCATTTTATCAGGGAAGTGTAAAATTGAACCTAAATTGGATGTGTAGTATTGCGCTATGTGGATTTTCTTCTTAAAAACGAGTGgattcttgccttgtttctgatgCCTGATACTGTGGAagttttatgaatttcattctgTAATCCTTTTATCATTTTGTTAGTGCCGATTTTAAATCTGTTATACTCTTCTGTTTTACTTTAAAACTAGTATAAAATGCCAGCATCAATTCTATTAAtaaattgttttaaaaaatgCTTTACTAATACATTATTATCAGCTATATTCTATGTAGATTAagtttattttacttttttttatagataatgGATAAATGTGCTTGTTGCAACTATGCTTTTTGTGCTCCTGAACTTGACAAATTAGTTTATGATCCTTTATGTTTGAACATTTTCCTTCagccttttctttttttaagaaatttgatcttttattgGATGGAGTCCAGACACGTCTACTAACGAGTACATCGTGGCATGTAAATCTAAAACGAATGGACTTTGCATGCCAGATGAATTTATAGCTAGGTGTCATTGAAGTCTTATTatgcttgattttttttttttgtatagaaAGTTCTAAATAAGatttgaattgtttttttttttttgtgtcatTGAAAATTTTGCACAGAAAGGGAActcatttattttcataaagaagTTACAGAAGAtgattttaatataataaatttatcTTGTACTAGTAAATTCATCCTCATTTAGGTTTGTCATGCCTTAATTGAATAAGGCATAAATTTTTCATCAGATTGTTAAGTAGAGCTTCTTTACCAGGGGGCTCATATAGAAGAATGAGTTACAAACAAAGCTTAGGAATGAGTTCAAATTTTGTTTTATCATCCATGTATGTATGATCTTATGGATTGTATAAATTATGTTCAGTTCACCATGGAATTGACTGACAATGAATCTGGGAATGCACCAAAATCTTATTCTATGGATATGACTGAAGACTTCATCCCAATGTCTGTGTTTTCTGAATCATCATCTCAAGGTTAGTATGCATCTCTTTTATAGTGTCTTTTATTGGTATTCACTTCaaatttgttaattattttaTCTGGTTTGTTCTCCTTTTTGCTCTATAAAGCTGTGCATGTTTACTTATACATTCTtgcgtttttttttcatttaaatgACACAATGTTGTTAAGTTTGGAACTGATGTTGTCCTTTTAGCATTATCAACTCcatggaaaaaaaataatttcagatCTTCAAATTCATAAACATTAATACAATAAGGATTGATAAATTTTTCTAATTGATGTTATTTTTTATGAACTGGTCAGCTGGAACTTGGATATAAGCATTTGCACTAGTAACTAGCGAGCAAATGAATACCTACCTAgtctatattatatattactTCTCCGTCATTGAGAGTATTCATGTGGGCATCGAATATTATGCTTGCGTATGTAACAATATCGAAATTACCATTACCTAAGACTAGATAAAAATTGTGCAAATTAAATTTGGCTTGAGTGAAAAAGGTGTCTAGTCATTTGGGTTAGATTTGTGTTCGATTCCTAGTGTAAACCAACATACTTCAATTAGAAAAGCTATCAACTACAGATGCCTCTGATCAGCATCCAATAGATTAATCGGATTTATCTAAAAGAAAAGTCCTTCAAATTCTTTTCCTTGTTTACTCTGTTTTTTCCTAGTTTCAAAGACATTTGGAATTTAAAGTCAAATAAAATGGGTAAATTCCATTGTTTTACAGGAAAGATTGCTGTGGAAGGAAAGATACTCTATAAATTTGACATGCGTCCTCACAATGAAAACCTTGAGAATTATGCAAAAATCTGCCGTGAAAGGACAAAGAAGTATATGACTAAGGGAAGACAAATACAGGTCTAATTATACTTTGTTTCCCCTTCacagttattattattatgtataATATAGTCTGTTAATTAGATCTTGTTTGTTCGATTGTAAATAATTTCAGGTTATTGACAATGACAACGGAAGTCATATGAGACCAATgccactgatgattgcttctGGATTCATTGTACTTACAGATAAATCCTCAGTGCACATTATTTTCCATGAATGAAATAATCTCTGTTGCACTTTGATTTTTACTACCAAACATACAACGAGAAAAGCTAACGTTTTTGAGATAGGATCATAAGAAGAAAACACCTGCCAAGGCAACTGATGTAAAAAGAACCAGAAGGGACCGTGGAGAGATGGAAGATATCATGTTTAAGCTCTTTGAAAGGCAACCGAACTGGACATTAAGGCAACTGATTCAAGAGACTGACCAACCCGAAGTATGTTATCTTCCTTTGTTCTTTACTTGCAAAAATTGCATTCAAATTTACAATTAGGTTAGGTACAAATAGTTGCATATATTGAAATGAATTTGTTAAAATGGTACAGCAATTTCTGAAAGATATTCTAAAAGAGCTGTGTGTGTACAACAACAAAGGAACAAATCAAGGATCATACGAGCTTAAGCCAGAGTACAAGAAATCATGTGAGGATCCACCTGCTTCTAAATAACCATTCATTTTTTGCAGTTTTGATATATGATCTTAGAGCAGCTACTAATGCTAATTTTGTTACTTCTTAGATACATATATATCTAGCTTTTTCACAGTATATCGTTTTCTTAATTCTCTGGGTTTTTAAGCTCTTAATCGATCTACCAACTTCAAAGTTCCTTGCATTTCTTTCCATATCATTACAATATGAAATTCATTGTGTTGTCACTGATGATGAATGGACACAAAtttttgtaactgtgttagACTTAGTTGTTAACATTTTAACAAGTTTCTTTTTGTAACTGTGATTAACTTGTATGTGATAGACTTAGTTGTCAGCATTTTAACAAGTTTTTGTAACTGTCTTAATGtcacattaaatatcttagacgtAATTGATGTTTAGAAGGTCCGATGTGATTGTTAAATAACAGTCTTTACAAAATTTCGGCAACGCagggttaaaattgatcttatttagaaatgttagggttaaatttgaacAATTTCGTAT of the Euphorbia lathyris chromosome 7, ddEupLath1.1, whole genome shotgun sequence genome contains:
- the LOC136235859 gene encoding uncharacterized protein; this encodes MSESNNNHSNGNRKGIGGIVETTRAEKAVWLMKCPALVSRSFKKNPSADDSSRPVAKVILSIDPLNSSDDNSSHQFTMELTDNESGNAPKSYSMDMTEDFIPMSVFSESSSQGKIAVEGKILYKFDMRPHNENLENYAKICRERTKKYMTKGRQIQVIDNDNGSHMRPMPLMIASGFIDHKKKTPAKATDVKRTRRDRGEMEDIMFKLFERQPNWTLRQLIQETDQPEQFLKDILKELCVYNNKGTNQGSYELKPEYKKSCEDPPASK